A single Amphiura filiformis chromosome 19, Afil_fr2py, whole genome shotgun sequence DNA region contains:
- the LOC140140404 gene encoding uncharacterized protein yields the protein MSRHIHRCLQSVQTINQRILTASFNGNPQLTVTIIYAPTESATSGEKDSFYNPLEDHLEKVKRHNIHLVIGDFNARIGQDSHVSHPAVVGPHCFYDTTNDNGERLVNLCQEFKLRPPSQSRFPQPKSRLWTWMHPTGSKHQLDHILVNSKWVNSLRNCRAYNSVELDSDHRILSIRLHTSLRTTKGKPCKRPKYNWKKLLHPPTKNRFQIELSNRFQVLQCDDNDQSPISERYEMFEKVVEEVAEKVVGKCSPCGMPSWVTDKTLKLRSERDAAKKTYLLVRTHHAREVWRKLNTQLNESYRADELASIHRQMEDLQVANENGNYNTTWKIIHDISGKKKRSNPKVKKRDGSIPSSDKELLAEWKDYFCALLNNDNGPPTSDLPPPADQDLPICADPPTLEETRKAIQAMKTNTAAGLDCSSAADAPQGGVEAMLVYLKNEWSKSNLAEVQDSNRQPLVYHTCAVPLSYPALWWMVIPITNIFAQPLVRAKRLCSRVARDHVQDTTRPATF from the exons ATGTCAAGGCACATCCATAGGTGTCTTCAGAGCGTGCAGACCATTAATCAAAGAATACTAACAGCTTCATTTAATGGCAACCCCCAGCTTACAGTTACAATTATTTATGCTCCAACTGAATCAGCAACCTCAGGAGAAAAGGACAGTTTCTATAATCCACTAGAAGACCATCTTGAAAAGGTGAAGAGGCACAACATCCACCTCGTCATTGGTGATTTCAATGCCAGAATTGGCCAAGATAGCCATGTATCTCATCCAGCTGTGGTTGGTCCTCATTGTTTTTACGacacaacaaatgacaatggagaGAGACTAGTGAATTTATGCCAGGAATTCAAGCTCCGTCCTCCTTCACAATCAAGATTTCCCCAACCCAAAAGTCGTCTCTGGACATGGATGCACCCAACGGGCTCAAAACACCAACTGGACCACATCCTTGTCAACAGCAAGTGGGTTAATTCCCTGCGCAATTGCAGAGCTTATAACTCTGTAGAGCTGGATTCAGACCATCGAATACTCAGCATACGACTGCACACCAGTCTCCGAACCACCAAAGGTAAACCTTGTAAGAGGCCTAAGTACAACTGGAAGAAGCTGCTTCATCCTCCTACTAAGAACCGTTTCCAGATTGAActttcaaacagattccaggtcctcCAGTGTGACGACAACGACCAGTCACCAATTTCTGAGAGGTATGAAATGTTTGAGAAAGTAGTCGAAGAAGTCGCGGAAAAGGTTGTTGGAAAATGTAGCCCTTGTGGAATGCCAAGCTGGGTGACAGACAAGACCCTCAAGTTAAGATCAGAAAGAGATGCAGCCAAGAAGACATATCTACTTGTTAGAACTCACCATGCCAGAGAAGTGTGGAGAAAGCTCAACACCCAGCTCAACGAGTCATATAGGGCCGATGAACTTGCCTCTATACAcaggcagatggaagacctgcaaGTAGCAAATGAAAATGGCAATTACAACACCACATGGAAAATAATCCATGACATCTCGGGGAAGAAGAAGAGATCAAATCCCAAAGTGAAGAAGAGAGATGGGTCAATCCCCTCAAGCGACAAAGAACTACTTGCTGAGTGGAAGGACTACTTCTGTGCCCTGCTGAACAATGACAATGgaccaccaacatctgatctCCCACCACCCGCCGACCAGGACTTGCCTATTTGTGCTGATCCCCCTACCCTGGAAGAGACAAGAAAAGCCATTcaagcaatgaaaacaaacacaGCGGCTGGACTGGACTGTTCGAGTGCCGCTGATGCACCCCAGGGTGGTGTTGAAGCTATG CTTGTATATTTAAAGAACGAGTGGAGCAAATCAAATTTGGCTGAAGTGCAGGATTCGAACAGGCAACCTCTGGTTTACCACACCTGTGCTGTACCTCTGAGCTATCCAGCCTTATGGTGGATGGTGATCCCAATTACCAATATCTTTGCTCAGCCGCTGGTCAGGGCCAAGAGACTGTGCAGTCGTGTGGCCAGAGATCATGTCCAAGATACAACCAGACCTGCAACCTTCTGA